A region of Alphaproteobacteria bacterium DNA encodes the following proteins:
- a CDS encoding ATPase, T2SS/T4P/T4SS family — MNVIPPKPPLSPDMMMPMGAGPARLYDLPMMDIYVRIDRTGEARYRSPARDMSNTWSRPLPDDYMPDAMRMAEKIRSELDNPDSSFEYDGMRFRLSYQKLASGAEWIILRKINPNVATLVSLGYPPHIATMLTGLGRRDGLIMISGATGHGKTTTSFALLREYLIRFGGVGITVEDPVEYALDGPVGEHGYCYQVQVDNNEDWATPLKRALRWTPRYILVGEVRSPKAAEQILRAATTGHLVITTIHAGSIEESFMGLMHLASQTMEQGANFMLAQGLTAACHQTLNVNGPYLRYIVTEEGNSGDPVRALIRDNRVGMINTYIDKQIARMNMIAGANSIPPGAKK; from the coding sequence ATGAATGTCATCCCGCCGAAGCCTCCTCTGTCGCCGGATATGATGATGCCGATGGGCGCGGGTCCCGCGCGGCTATACGACTTGCCGATGATGGATATCTATGTGCGGATCGATAGGACGGGCGAGGCCCGCTATCGTTCTCCGGCACGCGACATGTCGAATACCTGGTCGCGTCCGTTGCCAGACGATTATATGCCGGACGCGATGCGGATGGCGGAAAAAATCCGCAGCGAGCTGGATAACCCGGATTCATCCTTCGAGTATGACGGGATGCGGTTCCGCCTGTCCTATCAGAAACTGGCGTCGGGCGCGGAATGGATCATCCTGCGCAAAATCAATCCGAATGTCGCCACGCTGGTCAGCCTTGGCTATCCGCCGCATATCGCCACGATGCTGACGGGGCTTGGCCGCCGCGATGGGCTGATCATGATCTCGGGAGCGACCGGCCACGGCAAAACCACGACCAGCTTCGCGCTGCTTCGGGAATATCTGATCCGCTTCGGCGGCGTCGGCATCACGGTTGAAGACCCGGTCGAATACGCGCTGGACGGTCCGGTCGGCGAGCACGGCTATTGCTATCAGGTACAGGTGGACAACAACGAAGATTGGGCGACGCCGCTGAAGCGCGCGCTGCGCTGGACGCCGCGCTATATCCTGGTCGGCGAGGTGCGTTCTCCAAAAGCGGCGGAGCAGATTCTGCGCGCCGCGACGACGGGGCATTTGGTCATCACCACGATTCACGCCGGTTCCATCGAAGAAAGCTTCATGGGCCTGATGCATCTGGCGTCGCAAACGATGGAGCAGGGGGCCAATTTCATGCTGGCGCAAGGGCTGACGGCGGCCTGCCACCAAACCCTGAACGTCAACGGCCCCTATCTGCGCTATATCGTCACCGAAGAAGGCAATAGCGGCGATCCGGTGCGGGCGCTGATCCGCGACAATCGCGTCGGCATGATCAATACCTATATCGACAAGCAAATCGCCCGCATGAACATGATCGCGGGAGCCAATTCGATCCCGCCAGGCGCGAAGAAGTAA
- a CDS encoding orotate phosphoribosyltransferase: MKPHQLTATAERTAKILFEIKAVNFNAEKPFILTSGSASPVYIDCRKLISFPRARRAIIAMLAETVMNSAGHEAFDAIAGGETAGISYAAWMSDAFDLPMLYVRKQPKGFGRMAQIEGDLREGQRVLLVEDLQSQGTSKIKFVEALRQAGAVVEHIAVVFHYDIFAASDDTMQKLGVKLHALCTWRDALAVARANNYFDAGTLDEVEKFLNAPEAWSKAHGGKAA; this comes from the coding sequence ATGAAACCGCACCAACTCACCGCCACCGCCGAGCGCACCGCGAAAATCCTGTTTGAGATCAAGGCGGTGAATTTCAACGCCGAGAAGCCGTTCATCCTGACGTCCGGCAGCGCCAGCCCGGTCTATATCGATTGCCGCAAGCTGATATCGTTCCCGCGCGCGCGCCGCGCGATCATCGCCATGCTGGCCGAGACGGTCATGAATAGCGCGGGCCATGAAGCCTTCGACGCGATCGCGGGCGGGGAGACGGCGGGCATTTCCTATGCCGCATGGATGTCGGACGCGTTCGATTTGCCGATGCTCTATGTCCGCAAGCAGCCCAAGGGTTTCGGGCGCATGGCGCAGATCGAGGGCGATCTGCGCGAGGGGCAGCGCGTGCTGCTCGTCGAGGATTTGCAGAGCCAGGGCACCAGCAAGATCAAGTTCGTCGAGGCGCTGCGCCAGGCGGGAGCGGTGGTCGAGCATATCGCCGTGGTATTTCACTACGACATTTTCGCGGCCAGCGACGACACGATGCAGAAGCTCGGCGTGAAGCTGCACGCGCTCTGCACATGGCGGGACGCGCTCGCGGTCGCGAGGGCTAATAATTATTTTGACGCGGGGACGCTGGACGAGGTCGAGAAGTTCCTGAACGCGCCGGAGGCGTGGTCGAAGGCTCATGGCGGGAAGGCGGCTTAA